Within Colius striatus isolate bColStr4 chromosome 5, bColStr4.1.hap1, whole genome shotgun sequence, the genomic segment ATCCTGCCAAAAATTCCCATCAATAAcgaaaaaaacccatccaaacTGTATTcagatacaaaaaaaatctacttagACTACAACAAATGCGGTTGAATGGGAGGGTCTTTTATTTCCTGCGTTGATGGGGGgagtgtctttttcttttttttttctttcttcttttttaccAAAAGCTTCGTTTAAAACGAGTATTAAAGGTACAAAACGAGCACACAGAATTTGGTCgccaggggagggagaggggcgGATGGCGCGGCAGCGCTGCTCTGCCCTCACGGCGGGCCTGGCCCTCAGGCGGCCCAACGCGCCTCAGGGCGGGCCGGGCCCTCAGGAGGCCCCGCGCGCCTCAGGGCGGGCCGAGCCCTCAGGCGGCCCCAGAGCCGCCCGGGCCGGCAGCGTCTCGCCGCGCACTTGTGACACGCTTTAAAACACGAAAAACACGACAGTCTGTCCCGGCGGGAGTCGGCTGCCTCGCGTCCTTCCACACCACACGACGAAGGAGGAGGTTGGAGTTCACCTAGAGAGAGACTACTTGGCGGCGGCGGTGGTGGTGGCGGCGGCGGTGCTGCGGCGCTGCTCCATGCCGTTGGGCAAGAAGCCGGCGATGATGGGCACCGGCCAGATGAGGGCGGCCACGCTCCACACGATGATGACCAGAGTCATGAAACAAGCCACCAAGGTAGACTCGATGGGTTTGCGGTTCATCCGCCAGCCCGGCTCACCCTTcagctcctccaagctgaaatCGAGGCAGCAGAAATTCAGCGGCTCCCCTTGCAGCCAGTACTGGCCGGGCTCCGCCGCCGGCGGGTACgagagtgaggaggaggaggaggcggcgggggCAGCGGGCTGGGGCGCAGGGGGGGCCTGGGGCGCGGCGGGGGCCTGGGGCGCGGCGCTCCGCAGGCGCCCGACCCTCCGTCCCCgcacccagctgcagcccacgcAGAGCCGCAAGTCCTGCTGGGCGCCGCCGGACGCCAGCCCCAGGTGCTCGATGACTAGCGGCGGCCCCACGCGGTGGAAGGCGGCGGAGAAGAAAGCCCGCCCGTGGCTGTTGgtggagaagagcaggaggtCGCACTGGATACCCAGCGGGCGGCTCCAGCGTACCAGCAGCGAGCTCAGCATCTGCCGCTGCACGCTGATATTGCAGTGGGGGTCCTCGGCGGGCTGCGGTTGCCCCTGCGGCTGGGGacgctgctgctgttgctgttgccCGGAGGAGGTGGGGGCAGAAGGGAAAGGCTCTTGGCTAGAGGCAGCCGGCGTGCCCGGGCTGGGAGTGCTGCCGTCCTCCTTGCTTGCTGCCCCGTCGAGGTCCATCTCGAGGCTGGCCAAGGGGTGAGAGGAGGAGTTGACAGGGGGCAAGAAGAGCTcttgctcctgctcctcctgcccgCTGGCAGCCGCCGAGGGgttccagccctggcagggtgGAAGGCAGGCGGCCAGCAGTGCCGGGAGGAGCAACGGCAGCATGGCATTGACTTAgagctggagaggagagagaggaggaggatgaggagcgGGAGGCTGCATGGCTCTGTCGGCTGCCATCTGGGAGGAGATGCACACTGCTATCGCCGAGTGAGCGAGagaaaggggaggagggtggggGAAGGCAAAGGGGtgggagcggggctggggctgccgcGGCGGCGACGCGAGTGAGCTGGGAGCCTCGGTGACGGCAGCGGCTCCCCCCTTCTCCGCCCCCGGCCCGCACCGGCCCAGCCCGTCAGCGCCCCGGCGGGAGGAGCCGTGCGCCTCGCTGTCCGGCCCCGCTGCCGCGCCCCGACGTGCCGGCCAGGTCCCTGGCCCTCGGCCGGGCAGCTGCTCTCCCGGGGCTGGCAGTGCTCCCCTACTCCGGGCACCCACCGCGGCCCCTCTCCCCTCCAGCGGAAAGTGCGCTCCCATGCCGCCCGCCGCCACCGCCCCGGTTCCACACACCTCACCCCAGTCCCTCCCCGAAACCTCCCAGCTCCGCCGCGGCAGTTGCTTATCCCACTCCTCGGGGTGAGGGAAAGAGCCCGGCTGCATGCTCCCGCCACTCCTTTGGGCAGGGGTTGGGGGGAGcaagtggggaaaaaacatcCAGGAACCTTCGTTTCGACTTTATAGAAGGGGATAGGGATGAGGGAGGCGCGGAGGGTTGCAGCGGTGCCCTTCCAGCGGTGCCTTGTAAATCCGGACTCTGCCTCAGAAGCTGCTCCCGCAGACGGACGTCCACAGCCCGGCCTGAAGCGCGAGGCATCTCATAGAGGAGCACAAACGATCCCGATAGCAAAGATTTTAACGTGGCAGCCTATTACAAGAAGCACGAAACTACCAAGTATGGTATCTGTGAGACTTGGCTGCGTTTTTAAAAAGGCTGCTTTGTAAACATGATCGTTTGTAATCAGGCTTATTCATGACCCTGTGCTAGTTATACTATAACTCAGTTCAGGCTGAGGCTTGCTGTGTTGCTGCAGTTTGACACTTGGAGCCTAGGGGAGAGACTGAACTAGATGACACAAGTGATAAACATTGTTTAGCCTTTATGTTGGGCAGAGGGTGGGATAGAGTTACATTTTCCTGGCAAGCATCCAGAATCGAGGCTCTGCTTTGGCTTTACAGCCCTTTATTTTCGTTTTGACaaatagaaatgtaaaataGAAATAGATACAAATATGAAAACTAGGCTTTCTCAAGTATATATATGGGACAGCTTATGTAAACTATGGAACTCTGTAAGTTACTCCCATGGATTGGCATTGGTCCTGTGTCAGACATGGTCCCACATCGAAGTGACACATGGACACATTCTCACTCGGAGAATGAGCTACTTGTAATATCATTCTCAAGTCTTTCAGATGAGCGAGGATAGTGAATGAGGGTAGAGAGCAAACTTTGTATTTACTGGAATTCAACATGAATGAAGGTGGCAAATcggttttctttcaaaagccaTGCCTCAATACATCATCACAAATCCCAGGGTTACTTGCCTTCTATTCCCAAGAGACCAGAGCACCAAAATGGATTTGTGTTCAGTCCTGGATTAGCCCAAAGGATATTTCTGCATAGCAGATGTCTACAGTTTGGCTGGATTTTTAGTTCAGCATATTTCAGAGAAGCATGCTTGATGAAGTGTTCAAAGCAAGCTGTCTGGTTCCAGTTCTGGTTTTGTTGCTCAGTGGGTTAATGCAGTGTTCATACAGTGCAATTTCAGTGTTCCTTATACTCTGTTCTCTGATACTTTTTATTGTTCCTTGACTGTGCCTCTCCACGCATCTCCTGATGTCCTTTGTCATATCCATAGTCCCACACATttttgtggctctgtgttttTCAGTTGTAGTATCTCTATAGTCCAAAAATCAGATTAAGAGAAGGTTAGTGTGTAGCAAATAATGGCAAAGCTGCATGACCACtcgtgcacaaattatattggGATTTTGGCACAAAGGACTGGGAATGAGACTGAGGCTCATAAATAAGATTTAGCGCCTGAACACTGTTGCAGTATGTGGGTGGCAAATGTTCTCAGGCAGAGCTTCAGTTCTTTTGGTCTCAActcccagcacccagctgaATGCATTTAGGGTAGTTGCAAAGAAGTTTGGGGAGAGAGAGTTGAGCTAAACTTTTTCCTGCACGAAAAGATAACTTGCTACAGGAAGGTTAAATGCATCTAGCATCTTTTAGACTACCATAGCAAAGAACTACAAGAGGGCAGTTTATTTCAGGCTGGAAGTAAATGGATGTGTCACATCTCTTCCTTTTCATCACAAGTGTGTTGTAGAAGCAGAAAGTATGTTAGATCATTGGTTGAGAGCCACTGTCCAGTAGGGCACTTTGACAGATACTTCATTTATATGACTGGTCAGATATAATTACTCTCTGCATGGGTTTAGTCATTCAAAGATGCTGCAGCACACTTGAAAGCTCTTTATAAGTAGTATTATTATATAGCTTTGTTCTGTGGTTTTCTGCCATAAATCTCAAAGAACAGCATTATGGCAGGGGAGGCTGAAGCATAAAGAAATCTGGGGCCAATCAAAGGTGACCTGTAAGTCACAGGCAGATCAGGATGTAGGTTTTGCAGGTTTGATTCTGTAGATATAACTAGAACTATAATATGTATCATAGGTCACAGTAGCATTTGTCAGCGTGGTAGAGGAGGTGTAAGCAGGCTATAATGATAAAATTTCAGAAGGGAATAATGAGGTATGAAGACAGGAGTTTCGTGAGACAGACTGCAGAGCTGTTGGGAGAATGAAGAGTAATGATAAAGGATAATCAGAGTCTTTCAGAGttgttttaatgacattttaacTGATCattttttattgaaatattGCTTGTCAAATACTTCAAGTAAGATGAAATCAAGAATAAGTGGTTCTGCCTTAAGTACCGTTAAATTGACATGTCATGAAGATGCTGATTCAGAGCCTGAAGTCTCATTGAAGCGAGTGGAAACTGACCCTAAGCAGGTACAGATTCCAAAAGGAAATCCATAATCACATTCAAGCCAAACGCTTGTGATCCTCAGGCAGCATTTCTCAATTCAGCAAACTGGTTGTTGATCTGCATTTTGGAAGGGGAATAAATGAGGAACTTTTCTTGATAGAGGACGTGCTTCTGAGATTATAATTTCTGAAAGGAGTTGCATATGGGAGAGAAGATGGGAAAGCAGTAAAGGGTTAGATACCCAGCTATAATATCACAGAGATCTTTTCCTGTGGAAAGATACCTCCTGTCGATTACAGGAGAAAGGATATTAGGAGCAAATAAGTATAACGATGCGTTAGCGATGTCTATAGAAGTGCCAGGTAAATAAAGAGAATTTCACAGTCAACAGCTGAAGAGAGAGGCAGGGTCAGGAGAAAGAAGTTGGTACTTGACTTATCTCAGAAAAGAGCAGTTTCAGGTCTGTGAAAGGAGTAGAATCCAGTCATCCTGGGGATTGTTCTGAGAGAAATACTTCCAGCTGAGAAAAAGTGTTTCTGTGATACAGTTTAGAAGGCTTAGTTGTCTAATGGTTTAGCAGCTGACGTGGGAGGATAAACTCAGAGTAATGTAAGGAAGTGAGCTGATCGTATGATGGCTGTAAAATATGCTCTTTGAAGAGTCCCTGATAATCAGTGGTTTGCTGGTTGAGGAAGGAGCTAAGGAATATTTCGTACAGCCCACCAATGTGTTGCTTTGATTGTGAGCACAGCAAGCAGAACCTTCACTCTCCTCCTTTTTACTTGGTAGTCTTGTGGATTTGTCTGAAATAGTTTGTGATGAAATTCTTAAAGGCCACTGAAGCTTCTGGAACAGATAATAGAAGCTGGTTGGACCAAGCAACTCGCTACTGCTACATCACCTCAGAAAGATTTATCTGCAGAGATCGTGCTCTGCACAGAACAAGACAGGATTTCGTACCCTGAATATCAGAAGCCCAGACCAAGGTAACGGCCCATTGCCAAGCAGGCTGAGAACCAAGACATAATCTCTCCAGGGAAGTCAACACCCCTGTCTCAGCAAAGACACTAAGCTCATCATTTGACATGCATTTCTATCAGCAGCAGATACTGTCTCCACACCACTTTCTCAGTTATACAAACAGATGTCCCTGAAGCCATACAATGGCCCAGGTCAAAGAGAGCTAGGGCAAATGACTGCTGTTTTAACATTTTATATATACGTGccctttttcattaaaatgccATAAACATTTTCAGCCAAACTTTAACCTCAGTCTTTAACCTCTTATACAGATCACTACACACTCCTCCAAAGAGCTGTACTGGCATAGTTGAGGGAGTGAGGGAAGGTGGGAGGGTTTGAGCAGTGAGCTCTGGTCTAGGGCTATTTCACTGCTGCATGGCAAGCTGGGCTCTACTGAAGCTTCTGCAGTCTGCAAACCACACAGCTGAGGAGTGGAGACCAatagaaagcagctgcagtcaGGAATCCAAAGAAGTACTGAAGGAGAGTTATATATGGCAATTACTACAAAGTCTAATCCATCTGCAAATACAATTGCTAGAAATCAGGAAAACATTGTTCAGAGCATCAGGTGGCATCAGTAAGACAAAAGACCTGCAGGATGAGTGCTCTGGGAGCTTTGAGGAGTATTTAAGAGTTCATGTGCAGAACTCCACTAGATTGTGTGTTGTACTAGCATACACTGAAATGATTGCTTCAAATCTAAAGGTAAGTGTGAAATATATGCAGAGAATGCTAAAGGGAATGTATTAATAGACTTCCAGGGCTTTTCTGATGATACAGGCTGAGGCTTTTAGACAACAATCCaaaagaaatggggaaaagaagAATCTGTGGGAATGGGTTGAGGAGAAGTAGTTCAAAGAACAAACATTGTGCCTTTTCAGCTGAAGGTCTTAGAACAAAACCAGACTGGCTTGAAGTAACCACAAAATATCAAAAGCCCTATAATATAGGTTGGTTAGATCTAGGTGACCAGCAAAGCCTGATGAATGCAGTACTTTCATGTGTTCCATTTGTACAATGGGTTTTGACCTGAAGCAGTGTTCTGGGAAGGCTGGATTCACGTTCTTGCCTGGATTCCCGCTTGCAGGTTGAATAAGACTCTCTCACTCATGTGAGACTTCCTCCCAGCTGAAGTTCTAAAGCTTTGGCAGGATTCAGCCATTTAGTATTTagtttatttaatatttattcagCCATTAGGTATTTAGTTTATCTTATAACTACCACTTGTAgtattgctttttttgttgaCCAGGAGCCTGACTAGAGGGATAACTAATTTTgccttgtatttattttaccaGTAAATCTATCCAGTGTTGGAGCTTAGGAGAAATGGCAAATTTAGGATCTGATACATTGATAATGAACTAAACAGAATTGAGACACTGGCAATCTGGTAGTTTTTAAGAAACCTCAGGTGGAGTTAAAGGGCAATGTAATACCTTTATTCCCAGCAGAGTATATACATTGCAGGACTTGGGCCTATTATCTACCAGGTTGCTAGAGGCAATTGTAGGATGTATTTGACCAGGCATCAAGCTTTGTGTGTTCATGGAGCACAGGTGTTCTGAACATCTGAAGGATCCCCAGGGTTCTGGGCAAACCCTGACATGTTACAGatgtttttgaaggaaaagagtTGTTTAATGGCAATGCCATGGAGGTACTAGGAGtgtgaaaacattttgtgtgattatattttaaattgttctgCAAATATTGGTACATAAAATAGCATTCCTTAATGACTGTTTTATGAGTTTGTCTTTGGGAAAATCTAAATGTTTACTACAATAATGTGTTGAAAAATAGCTCCCTGGAAAGCATTTAGTTCTGCAAGTACTTTGAGTGTTTCCCAGCCTGTTCTGAACATGGCCTTAGGGCTTGCCTTTACCGTTATTTATCTCTGTGTAGAAAAGGGAGACAGCTGCAGAAGCCTGGTATTAGTCTGCACTAAGCAGACGTGGGTTTGGCACTCCTATGAGTTCCACTGTGGCCTCAGTCTCTCCATGGCTTTAAAACCCATCTATACAATATAAAATCCCGCTTACCTAGGATGTTGCCAGGCACTTGAACTGTGAAGCAATCCTCTTCCACGGGAGAGGAAGACAAGCTAGTTCACAGGTCATTTATGAGTTGTTTTGCTGTACTGCACAGAAGACACACAAGCACAAGACATTGTTGACAATCTGTATCCTCAAGCACTTTTCCAGAAAACAAGTGGATGACAAATCAGAGTTCAAAGAAGAGTGTGATACAGATCCTGtgtgcagctcctcagccagcCTGCTGCCTTGATGTGCTTCAATGCTATGTGATATGTGACAGAGACATTGTAAAAGAGTCTACAGCAGGAAAAAGAGTCTACTGCAGGTTTTTGTCTCCAGTCGTAAAGAGAAGTGtagaagcaaaagcagagacTGCAATTGACAAAGCAAGAGTGGGTGGAAGGATAACAAATACCAGAACTGGTATGAGGCAGGATTGAATACTGAAGGACTTTGAAAGTGAGTGAACAGGGAGTTCAGTTCGCATTTGGAGCAGTGGAAAGGGAGAAATGACGGAGAACTGTGGAAAACTCAGAGCAATGTGCTCAAATGAATGAATTTGAGACAGTTCCAAGTGCTGGAGCCAGAGAGGAGATTACAATAGGTAGGATGCACAGGCCTTGGCTAGGACTTCTGGCAGAGCAATCTGAGACAAATTGTGATACTTTGGAGATTCTGAATGCCATAAATCAGTGACATTTAAAGCACAGCAGTATCAACATCATCAGTAAAATTAGCAGTTCAAACTaaactcctctctgcctccagaCTGTGCATTGACACCTTAGACTGGGGTTCCCAGATCTGCTGCAGCTATTGGTGTGTGGAAGCAGAGACCCTCGAGTTCTCAAGCAGCAAGCACTCCGGTACCACTTGCAGTGGTCTGTGTACTACTGACATGCATGCCCCTGCTTGGGAACCCTTGTCTGTGGTGAGATACTTTTGCTGTGTatcaaaacaggaaaagagattCATCTGCCTCTGTGATTCAGCAGAACCACTTTAACTCTTTCTAGAAGTGTCAGTGCCAGTGAGTAGGGCTGAGTCATCCAAGCAGACACAGCTAGCCTGATGCCCACCCATTCCTTCAGCTGGGAAGTAATCCTAAGGTGTCAAAGAGAAGGTGGCTACGTTTCCCATTCCACTCATCACTTCAGCATCATCATTACTTGCAAAATAACAGACAGTCTGAATTTCAACTGGCAGATTCAAAAAACTGTCAGCTGTTTCGGGGTTAGATAGGAATCagatttaaaaggaaacaaaatgttcTTCATTTCTAAGGAACTCACTAGTTCACACCACTTATTTTCCCAGCAATGGTCACAATCAGTATGTCATTGCAACAATTGTCTGAGCCATAAGTAGGCACTCAAAACCCAAGACTAGTGCTCTGACATCTCTGTTATACCTTTGCTAAGCTGGAGTAGCTTCATGGAAGTCAAACGAGTCAGAGCTTCAATTAcctaaattctaaagcagtgttgtcctgttccagcaaagtcaGTTCATGAATGGGGCAACCAATTGCTTTCAAGAGGACCATTGCACTCATAAATGCTATTCTGTATGATATCAAGGTCTGAGTCCCAAGGGTGCACAAGTAAGAAGAAATGCAGGTTTCAGCCTTTAAAATGATGCAtagaacaagcagcagaggaGCACAGGCTCTTCAGAAACAAAGATCTTCAATTTTCAGCGTTCCCAATGTTCTGAAGCAGAAGGAGATGCttagaaaatgtgtggtataaGCAGCTTTCTCTCCAGGAGGCTGATTTTCACTTAGCATTACCTACTCTTTCCATGAACTAATAATATGAAAGTAAGCAGGGAATGTAGCCTCTGATGTTATGTGCCTGGTTCTTCACTGTACTGACCAGGTTTAGAAGGTGTACCTGGAGTTTTACTACATCTTTGCTTGAGTCTGCAAGTCAAAGAGGGACAGATATCAGCCCTAAGATGCCTATCTTAAGTTACTGTATGGGATTTCTTGCTGAAACCATCACATCAAACCTTACTGTTTCTAATATTATATGTGAATCCATCACCCACATTACTGCATTTTCTCTTGGCCCTTTTTACTATGGTGCTGTGAAGCACCCAGAGCTGATAATTGTCTTTTTATCTTCTCAGAAAAACTAGTAGGTGGTAATCTGTCATAACCATATTCAGCCTCTCTGAGTTCTAGCTATGAATGAAACCATTGTTTCTGTTCTCACCTAGAACCCATACACTGTGGTATATCTGGACTAATCCTGCTGCAATCAACAAACTGTGGTGCTGGAAATACTATAGTCCCCTGGgatacacagaatcacagaatctcaagggctgtaAGGAACTttgaaagatgatctagtccaacctccctgccagagcaggaccacctagagtaggtcacacaggaactcgtccaggtgggtttagaatgcctgcagaggagactccacaacccatctgggcagccccttccagtgctccctcaccctcataccaaagaaattcttccttatatttctttggaacctcttatgttccagcttgtaccaaTCCCTAGAGGAAGATTCAGTTACAAGCTTGTTTGTGCTTTTGGTCACATCCATTGTAGCTAGATAAAGCTGTAAATGTAAAAAtaggatttaaaaataattccctGTATTCTTGTTTCAAGTCAAGAAAATTTAATGAGTCTCTGTGGGATTTCCATGTGCAATGACAGTCAGGGATGCTGACATCAGTGGACCACCAgaataaagaggaaaatctgATAGAAAGTTTATAATGCTTTAATTAGCCTAATGCCTTATGAGAATATTATTTCCATGTATCTGGATATTGAGTTAGCTTTCATCCCTGCCATAAAATACTTACTGGctacattttcttcctcatgtcaGATCAATAGTGTCTGCAAGCAGCAGGTTAGATCAGAACCTGTTTACCCTGCTTTGTTGAATGTGTACAAATACAGTGCCAGAAGAGAACGAAATATCTTCCTCTCTcagcacagggaagaagtttacTCAGAAATCTGATTCGGGGTTACTTGAATATCATGTTTTACAAGTTACCTCcaattttctttctattcttTTGTTCATGCTTTTGACATTTGATTATGGTTTGGCTCTCTGGACACTCAGGACTGTCAATACACAGATTTCTGCCTACAGTTAAACAAATGGAGTCTGTACTACACAGTGATAGATACTAATCCACTGATCGTGGCTTTCAAGGTATCTTGGAATGGATGCTGGAGCCTTAAGTTTTATGTACAGAGTCGTGTAATATATGTTAATATGTTATCACCCGTGTACAGTTTTTGTTTTATACTATGCTGACGTCAAGTCCTTGCTCAGAAGGCTGGACCTTGATGCACATACTTAGAAGTTAAAGAACTTTCCCTAAAGCAGCATCTAAACTGATATTCCCAGCTCTCCTATGATTTGTACCAACCAGTTCTGGAACAGTGTAACTGGGACACCAAGTTAAATGTCTCTCGCTGTGTAAAATGACCACTatagtttattttctctttctgccagCTACTCTGCTCAGATTGGACACACTGCATGGCTGGTCCTAGGAGACAAGGAGCACAGTTTTGCTTTAGCTTCTATTCTCCCTGCTTCTAGCCTGCAAATACAGAGACAAATTTGGTATATTGTCAATTCTAAGAAGGAAGCC encodes:
- the TMEM158 gene encoding transmembrane protein 158 encodes the protein MLPLLLPALLAACLPPCQGWNPSAAASGQEEQEQELFLPPVNSSSHPLASLEMDLDGAASKEDGSTPSPGTPAASSQEPFPSAPTSSGQQQQQQRPQPQGQPQPAEDPHCNISVQRQMLSSLLVRWSRPLGIQCDLLLFSTNSHGRAFFSAAFHRVGPPLVIEHLGLASGGAQQDLRLCVGCSWVRGRRVGRLRSAAPQAPAAPQAPPAPQPAAPAASSSSSLSYPPAAEPGQYWLQGEPLNFCCLDFSLEELKGEPGWRMNRKPIESTLVACFMTLVIIVWSVAALIWPVPIIAGFLPNGMEQRRSTAAATTTAAAK